In Cryptomeria japonica chromosome 10, Sugi_1.0, whole genome shotgun sequence, a genomic segment contains:
- the LOC131065169 gene encoding cold-responsive protein kinase 1-like, translating into MAGRVRQVENSARLIILFGMLIMAPIKADPETRLLAYGCSPIPNSNATRFAQNLKAALDYVCRKDKSAADCATCIKVERIQAANCTKVTGGRASYDGCFGPSNTTVYGLASCIRSLQMDSCQKCLAIALDNINKCIPRSQGRAVDAGCYLRYDSQPFYPSNVTIELKHFLAEGKKKVSSTVWIIIGVVGGVFILGLITCFLAFRKRMMRPSQKQVDTEGATELRGPGDFEFKILKRATNNFDEANKLGEGGFGQVFKGTLKNGNVVAIKKLTLGRSPRAIAEFESEVKLISNVHHRNLVRLLGCCRQGQERLLVYEYMPNSSLDRILFGEHIKSLSWKERFNIILGTARGLAYLHEEFHVCIIHRDIKSSNILLDNNFEAKIADFGLARLLPHDKTHVSTKFAGTFGYTAPEYASQGQLTEKADTYSFGVVVLEIISGRKSIDLNQPPDMQYLLEWVWSLHEENKVLEVVEGEEKMEGYNEEEVGRVINLALLCIQGSPTHRPSMSEVVTILLSKAEFEFQKPLQPAFIYVGYKVRGENSPSFESVAMITESLYSR; encoded by the exons ATGGCTGGAAGAGTCCGGCAAGTGGAGAATAGTGCAAGGCTGATTATCTTATTTGGCATGTTAATAATGGCCCCCATTAAAGCAGATCCAGAGACCAGACTTTTAGCCTATGGATGCAGCCCTATCCCCAACAGCAATGCCACACGCTTTGCGCAAAATTTAAAGGCGGCTCTCGATTATGTG TGTAGAAAGGATAAGTCCGCTGCTGATTGCGCTACCTGCATCAAGGTAGAAAGAATACAAGCTGCCAACTGTACCAAAGTTACCGGCGGGAGAGCAAGCTACGACGGATGTTTT GGGCCGTCTAATACCACAGTCTATGGACTTGCCTCGTGTATACGTTCCCTTCAAATGGATTCCTGCCAAAAGTGCCTCGCTATTGCCCTGGACAACATAAATAAGTGTATTCCTCGCTCTCAGGGACGGGCTGTAGACGCCGGCTGCTACTTGCGATACGATTCGCAACCCTTTTATCCAAGCAATGTGACTATCGAGTTGAAACATTTCTTAGCCGAAG GGAAGAAGAAGGTGAGTTCTACAGTGTGGATAATAATTGGTGTTGTGGGAGGGGTATTCATACTTGGCCTTATAACTTGTTTCCTTGCCTTCCGGAAGCGGATGATGCGCCCAAGCCAGAAACAAG TGGATACTGAAGGAGCAACAGAACTTCGTGGGCCGGGAGATTTTGAATTCAAGATTCTGAAAAGGGCAACCAACAATTTTGATGAAGCAAATAAGCTTGGAGAAGGAGGGTTTGGTCAAGTATTCAAG gGTACGTTGAAAAATGGCAACGTTGTAGCAATAAAGAAGCTGACACTAGGTCGCTCTCCCCGCGCAATTGCTGAATTCGAAAGCGAAGTGAAACTCATTTCTAATGTTCATCACAGAAATCTTGTGCGTTTACTTGGATGTTGCAGACAAGGCCAAGAAAGGCTCTTGGTTTATGAGTACATGCCCAACAGCAGCCTCGACAGAATATTATTTG GAGAACATATAAAATCTTTGAGTTGGAAGGAAAGGTTCAACATTATCCTGGGCACTGCTCGTGGTCTGGCCTATCTCCATGAGGAATTCCATGTCTGTATCATCCATCGTGATATTAAATCAAGCAATATATTACTTGACAACAACTTTGAGGCAAAAATAGCAGATTTTGGGCTGGCAAGACTTCTTCCACATGATAAAACTCATGTCAGCACAAAATTTGCAGGAACCTT TGGATACACGGCTCCAGAATATGCTAGCCAGGGGCAATTAACAGAGAAAGCTGATACCTACAGCTTTGGTGTGGTGGTTCTTGAAATAATCAGTGGCAGAAAAAGCATTGACTTGAATCAGCCACCTGATATGCAATATCTGCTTGAATGG GTTTGGAGCCTACACGaagaaaacaaggttttagaggtgGTGGAAGGAGAAGAGAAGATGGAAGGGTATAATGAAGAAGAGGTGGGGAGGGTAATAAACCTTGCGCTTCTATGCATACAAGGTTCTCCTACTCATAGGCCATCAATGTCTGAGGTTGTGACAATACTGTTAAGCAAAGCTGAGTTTGAATTTCAGAAACCTCTGCAGCCAGCATTCATATACGTGGGGTACAAAGTACGCGGAGAAAATTCTCCTTCATTCGAATCAGTTGCTATGATTACAGAATCCCTTTATTCTCGTTAG